Proteins encoded together in one Nyctibius grandis isolate bNycGra1 chromosome 1, bNycGra1.pri, whole genome shotgun sequence window:
- the SMLR1 gene encoding small leucine-rich protein 1 — protein sequence MSMSYLLSVFLKELPGYVLFAGIFMPVTLLLLLLIAYFRIELLEVNEELAMAQDPRKVLLNYHGQQQKPRRPGQKEKKCKN from the exons atgagcaTGAGTTACCTACTTTCGGTGTTTCTGAAGGAGCTGCCTGGCTACGTTCTCTTTGCTGGCATCTTTATGCCTGTGACTTTACTCCTGCTGCTGCTAATTGCCTACTTCAGGATCGAACTGTTAGAAG ttaatgaGGAACTGGCCATGGCACAAGACCCCAGAAAGGTCCTCCTGAATTACCATGGCCAGCAGCAGAAACCCAGGAGACctggacaaaaagaaaagaaatgcaagaactGA